The genomic interval TCGGCGCCGAAGAGGAGGGCGACCTGGGATATCTTTTCGCCGAGCATGATCCAGTACGCCTTGATATGTTCGAAATTGTCGAGCACCAGCCGGCTCACGGCGATCGTTTTGAGGTCGTCGATGCCCGAGGAGTAGAAGCCGCCTATTGCGGTGTTCTTCGGGTGGTAGGCCAGGGGTATGAACGCCTGGAACCCTCCGGTCCGATCCTGGAGCTCCCGCAATCTCAAAAGATGGTCCACCCGGTCCTCGATGCTCTCCAGATGGCCGTAGAGCATGGTGGCGTTGGTCTTTATCCCCGCCCGGTGCGCGGCCTCCATCACCTCGAGCCATCGCTCGCCCGATATCTTTTCGGGGCAGAGCCTGTTTCGTATCCCTTCAGCGAAGATCTCGGCGCCGCCGCCGGGCATCAGCTCGAGACCGTGCTCTCTCAGCTTGCTGAGCGTCTCTTCGATGCCGAGACCGCTGATCTTCGCCATGTAGTCGATCTCGACGGCAGTGAACGCCTTAATCGCCAGCGAGGGATGCCCGGCCTTTATGGCTGAAAGCATATCGAGGTAGAATGCGAAAGGCCGGTCGGGATGGAGCCCTCCCACGATATGGACTTCCGTTATGGGGTGCTGTCCGGCGGACGCGTCATCGACCTTCTCGAGGATTTCATCGAGCGTCAGCTCATACGCCCCGGGTTCTCCCTTCGAGCGGCTGAAAGCGCAGAATTTGCACCGGTTGATGCATACGTTCGTAGGATTGACATGCCGGTTGGCCACGAAATAGGCGTTCGCGCCGTTGTAGTGTTCTGCAAGGCGCGCTGCGCGTCTTCCTACTGAGAAGAGGTCGTCGCTCTTGAACAGCGCGATCGCTTCCTCTCTGGACAGCCGTGCGCCTGCTGGTGCGGTATACGACATCCTTTCATTATAAAACAAAGCGTCCGTCCATTTCTTTCGGGCGGCGCAGCCGCGCCCCTGTTTTCCGCATTGACAATTCGAAAATCGGAATTGCTATAATTAAGCCGCAGTGCATCGTTGTCTGAGGAGGAAGCCGTGCGCAAGGCGACAGCGGTAATGATTGGTACAGGGCTCTTGGTTATTGCCGCAGCTGTCTTCGCGCGGACGTCGGAGTATTCGCCTTCATCGACCTGTCTCAACTGTCATCCCGCTATCTTCAAGCAGCATGAGGCCTCGGAACATGAGCGGTCGTTCACCAATCCCGTTTTTCAGGCCCACTATTTCAAGGAGCTGCTCCCGAAGGCGGCTGACGATGAAGGGCTGGCAAAGGAGGCGGACGCCTGCACCGCCTGTCATGCCCCCCTTGCCTATCTCAAACATAAAAAGCATGTCACCTCAATCGACCAGGTTGATCCGCGCATGTCGGGCGTTACCTGCGACTTCTGCCATGTCATTTCGGGCTATCGCGGGGAACAGCCCGGAAACGGCAACTTTATTGCAGCGCCGAGCGATATAAAGCTGGGCCCCTTTGCCATCGACACGACGTGGCACCGGGCGTATT from Nitrospirota bacterium carries:
- the mqnE gene encoding aminofutalosine synthase MqnE translates to MSYTAPAGARLSREEAIALFKSDDLFSVGRRAARLAEHYNGANAYFVANRHVNPTNVCINRCKFCAFSRSKGEPGAYELTLDEILEKVDDASAGQHPITEVHIVGGLHPDRPFAFYLDMLSAIKAGHPSLAIKAFTAVEIDYMAKISGLGIEETLSKLREHGLELMPGGGAEIFAEGIRNRLCPEKISGERWLEVMEAAHRAGIKTNATMLYGHLESIEDRVDHLLRLRELQDRTGGFQAFIPLAYHPKNTAIGGFYSSGIDDLKTIAVSRLVLDNFEHIKAYWIMLGEKISQVALLFGADDIDGTIIEEKITHMAGAMTGEGMTREELVHLIRKAGKVPVERDAFYRHVRVYESSS